GTCTCATTTCCCTATTCTATAACTCAGGCCATGGAGCAGAGGCAGTGTGTGATTTGCATATGGTACGCAACTTAGAAGGGCAGGCATAGAACTCGGTGGAGTCTTCCCTAAGCCTGTGCTGTTGGTTCTTCTGGCTGATTCCTTTTCTCACTCCTCCTCCACAGCTGTGGGTGGAAGTGGCCCTTGGGCCAGTGGGCATCTTCTCTGAGGAATTAATGGGGAGTCCTGCCAAAGGGGTAGATGGTAGGGAATTGAGAGGGAAGAAGCAATAGAGCAGCTGTAGGAGAAGACAGAGAAGGACACACCATTTCACTGCAGGGCAGAGGACAGTGGGAGTGTTTGGATGGTGAGAATCGGGGGGAGCAGGAAGCCTCACCCAGCCCGTGTGCAGCCGGGGTCAGCCGGGGTCCCACCAACAAACGTTCCAGCATATTAGGCATCAAtccctgctcttttctttttttctaatgcattttttattattcagcTGAATATTTCTctacagaggattttttttttttcttttcagtttgatCAAAGCTGCCTTTCATTTCTCAAAGCTTTACTTGGGTGGCCCTACCAGGGACATCTGCTCATGGCGGTTCAGAACCTCTCTCCCTGCAACTGCCAACTTTCCCCAGGTTGTCCGAAGCCAAGTAAGGCCGAGAGCAGGATCAAAACAGCCTGTCTCCTTGGAACATCTTTAGAAGATGATTTATTTCTCCCAGTGGTATCTAGTAGTTCGAGAATACAGATTATGACTTCAActtgaaaacacattttttttttttaaagaagaagaaggaaccCAAACAAGCATTCCATGGCCATTTTCCCCTGCAGTATTGATTTAGAATATTGGTATTCCTGCCAACTCTGTGACCCTAGGCAAACATTAGCTCTCTggacttttttgttttctcagctGCAAAATAGGAATTAAATAATTCCAATTTCCATAGGTGGTTGTGCAGATTAAAGGAGATAATAACTGCCATACAGTGGAACGGGACCCAACAACTTCCTTTCTTAGTGTCTCCTCTATGGAAATAATCAGGATTTTCCCTGGAGAGATGTGTAACAGATATTCCATGCAGCATTatttgttatgaaaaaaaaaaaaaaagggaattgcCAACACCTTGGTTTTGACTATGAAACTGATGTGAAACttggcttccagaactgtgaggataTACACTTCTGTTGTCTTAAGTGGTCAGATCTgtataatttgttacagcagctacaGGAAACTGATACACTGTGATGGAGGCCTATATTGTAACGCAGGGAAAAGAAAGGCCTGGAGAGATGTATCCTCAAATGGCTAACTGTGGCTCCTTCTGGGTAGGGGAAGCAGATGTTCACTCTTGGCTCCAATTTCATAGTATTATTTGGATTTGTCATAGGCAATTTTTTCTATATGCATGCTTTacttgtgtgtgtttttaaaatggtaagaaaaccaaattaaaaagatATCTGACCTGGACAAAACTTTGGACTCTGACTTCAAAATGGTTATCAGATAAAGGCATCTTAGGGATGATATTCATTGCTTGATCAGGTTTGGTTCCACTGAGGACCCGGGGTTATACCATACAGAGTGCCTCTCAGAATTGTCTCTCTGAAGGATGGAGGCCGACTTTTGTCTCCTAGTGACTTAAAGTTTTCACAAaaggcatttctttctttctttcttttttttttttttaagagagagagagagagagaattttaatatttattttttagttttcggcggacacaacatctttgtttgtatgtggtgctgaggatcgaacccgggccgcacgcatgccaggcgagcgcgctaccgcttgagccacatccccagcccaaaaggcATTAATTTCTCCTGCAAGAAGGCAGAGAGTGATTCAGGCCTTGAGGTGGCATCTGATGTTGTGCAGGAGGATTGTCTGCTGGGGATGTAACATGAGTATGATAactttgatttcctcttttctaTATTCTTGATGCTCTGCTCTCCAAGGCCTTGCTGCTCAGGAAGGTCCTGTTTTTGTAGTGTTAGGTAATTCCTAGATATAGTAGTATACAGACTTGCCTCTGAGTGTGACTTCATACGTGAACCAACCAATCCTGGGTCCATATCCTCACCTGCTCCTTCTATCAGGCGTCTGCAGTCTGGGACACTATTCCCATCCCTCAACTCCCCCAGGATCAAGGGGAACCACACACCTGTAGCCCAAAGCCAGAGGAAATTAGTCATGCAGCCCTGAACCTGCTcagcttccttcctttctttccctattCTTCCAGGGGCCACccgtctctctctctgcctgttttTCTCCCTGTCTGTGCTTCACCTTGTAGCCCTTTGTGGCATGCCATGCCTCCTGTTTCTAGGGGACCTTGAGTTTAATAAAAACTTCTTTCATCCCAATCATTTTTATGTCTGTGTGTCAAACCACATCTGTTTGAAACGAATCTGAGTACCTTAGGATTGGAGGAGTCCCCTTGGCCATCAGGTTAGCCAGGGAACAGTGTTTGCATCTCCCTGATAACCCCTCTTATCTGAAGCTCATTTCATAGAGAGCTTCCTGTGTCCCAGGCACTGTGCCAGTCCTGAGATGCAATGACAAGTGGGTCAGGGTCTTGTCGACCTGAATCAACCCATCCATTGGGAGAGATGACTGTTAAATGATAAAATACCGAACAAAGAGTGAAAAGTGTTGTGCCTGGGAGGAGCAATGAATTACGGGAGCACACAGAGAGGGTGTCCAACCCGTGGAGGGGCCTCCAGGGAAGACTTCCAGGGGACGGGTCTAAGCTGAGACCTGAAGAATAGCAGGCAGGAGAGGAATGTCCTGGATTAAAGGAACAGTAGGTGTGAAGGTGTGGAGACAGGATGCCTCTGTCCAGAATTAGAAGAAGCTCAAGATGGCTGGAGCACTGAGGCATGCACACTTTCTCTAAAGAGCTCTGAGGGTGTAACCCAGCTGCAGAGAGTGGATCACAGAAGAGCGGGAGTTTGGCACAGAGACCAATCAGGGGGCTGTTGGCTGTTGCCAGTGTCCTTGATTCAGTCAAGTCAGCACAGTGAGAAATGGACTGACTGAAGAGATGTGTAGAAGGAAAAAGTGTGCTTGGGTATATGGGGCAGAAGAAGGTGTGGAATGAAGGTCAGGCTTCTGGTTTAGGTATCTGAGTGGACAATGCTACCTTTTAGCCTGGTAAGAAACAGAAGCTATTTtggtaaaatgtgtgtgtgtgtgtgtgtgtcggggggatGAGTGCACAGCACACAGAGTCCTCTCTTAAACTCCTGCTTCGAGGTCGACCATGATGCAACTCCCTTAGTAAGTTTGAAAACCATTTTTCTAATGCATCTCCAGTAAGAAGGAAAAGATTCTGGTGAAATCCAGGTTTGGGGAGCACAGTTTTTTTAGGACCACACATTTTCAAGGAAAATCTCCAGGCTCCTTCTCCCCTCAAGGTATCCCTCAAGGACCCAAATTGCCTTAGGGGGTGTTGGTGTTGGGGTTCCTCATGTCTAGCTTTGCTCTGCTGTAGATGCTTATCAGGGGTGGGTGGGTCAGGGGAAGGTCCATGAGGGCCCACATGTGGGTCAGTCCACTTCCAGTGTCCACCTGAATTGGAATCACTGGCTATTGTGGGGAAGGAGCCCTTAGGGTCATTCCATCCAAGCTGGCCCTTTGTAGTGAGGGAGGCTGGTCCAGAGAGTGAGGTCAGGCAGCCAACACACACTGCCTCTGCTGACTCCTTTTCTCCCTAACACTATACACTGGCTCCCTGCAGCCAAGGTATCCGGCATGAAGAGGGTCCACAAGACATTAATGCACCAGCCCTGGGGTGGTGAGAGGGAGATGTTGGCCTCATTTCCAAAAGACAGGAAGACCTGGGACAGGGAAGGCATGAGTGTGGAGGAACTGGAGGCAGGAGGGGGCCGTGGGATATTCTGAGGCTTTCccacttccttttgctcatcttcTGATGTTCAGGGTGCTGAGAAGAGAATGTATTTCGTTCCTGTAGAAACTGCCACTGGCTCAGAAAGAGACTGAAAACAGACAAAAAGGAAAACGCATCCGGGGGCCATTCCTCCAGGTCACATGGTTGAAGGGAAGTGGAGGGCCTAATGGTGActcagggaggctggggatgcTCTTCATTGCACAGGGAAGGGACCTCTGAGATGATCTTATGAGGCCTTTTTGGTTGCCTGTAGCAGGAGTGCTACAGGTCCATGGCTCCAGTACAGAGAGGATGGGTTACATTGGATTTGCTGAGTCCCATGGAGTCCAGGCAGTAAGTGCAGCTCCCAAGGGCCAGGCTCAGGACTGGGCCTGCAGCTCCAGGAAGCTGGCCAGGCTCCCTTCTGTTTCTGTCACTGGTTGTCTGTAGAagtcctcccttctctctccctgcaGTCTGGCTCTCGACAGAACAGACCAACTGCTGTCATACTTGCTGGGTGGCCACGGGCCCCTACTTTCATTTGATGAGCAGAGCAAGTCAACCTTACCACAATTCCAAGTTCCCAGGGCTGAGGACAGGGGCGAGGATTTGTTGGCCCAGAACTGGTCAGGGTCCAGGACCACCCCATCAGCTTTGGTCCGGGGTCAGGGGGCCTGGACAAATGTTGCTGCTGGGGTGGATTGTGGGGGACAGAACTGGCACTTTTGAGAGAAACTGGGAGTCTATTGATGCTGGACATTCACTGCAGAACTGATCCCGAACAATCCCCTTTTGTCACCCACAAAGGGACTTTTCAGAACAGTGAGCACATACATGAGAAAAATGGAGCAGGGTTTGTTCTGTTGGCCTGGTTTCCTCTTTAAgggagatttttttaataattttttttaaagagagagagaattttaatatttattttttctagttttcggcgggcacaacatttttgtttgtatgtggtgctgaggattgaacctgggccgcacgcatgccaggcgagcgtgctaccacttgagccacatccccagccctaagggagatttttaaattctgtctACTTTGTGCCTAGTTTTCTATGCATTCCAGAAACTTGTCCCATATTTCACGTAGTATCAAAACTCTCTGAGAAGAATCTGGCAAATGCAATAAGTATATTTAATCTGGGGAGAGTTTTTGTGATGtgggctacatttttttttttttttattcattcagtcaCCACATAGTCATTGATTCTCACTATATATGAGTGCTCTGCTGGCAGGTGTCATTAAAAGAAATACTCATGGGAATAGAGACCTCACAGTAGATGCCTCAGACAGCTCCTGGCAGCTCTGCTCCTACTTGGCCTTGCAGGAACCCATATTCCTTCCCTTTCCAGTGGCTCTACGCTGCCTTAGAGCTGTGGTGCTCAGACCTGAGCTGGCATCTGTCATAGGGGGAAGTTGGGAAAACCCAGGATGCTGGGCCCACTTCTGGTTCAGTGCTTTTGGAGTAGggttgtaatgccagattcgtgggaccccagtagaaccccaggagccgaatccaatgcaatcacacaagagtctttattgcaagctggagcctggactcacaaccgtttctgACGCAGCGGTCCCGAGGAGTGAGTCCTggcccttagttcagtgaggatttataggttttttggggatactctatgcgtcacaacatcacacagcaaatcatttcacaccatggggaaatcaaacaactcttaacattgattaacATATTCActtggcgggaacaagttgggtaggggtgattggtgaTTTCAAGAGGTGGATAAATTTGAACTGATGGGTGTACACGCTAAAATACACGGTTTCCTAATGTGTTATCAATCAccgaaactactgggagggtcacctggcatttcaggtattttccctgtctcatgccgattggtggttgctagggggttgctatgggttcTCACCTAgtctaactgagtcagggacacctggctctgcagatctctcctgttatttacagacaaacaactcagcagggtgggtatgtgcctaggggCAGTCTATGGGTTTTtctaaggacaagggtcacgccctctccctctggacaggccttgaggtagaagctggtttctcaaaaatggagtcacctCAGTTTCTCAGGGCCTGAGAATCCACATTTCTGATCAGTTCCCAGGAGATACTGAGGCTGCTGGTCTAGGAAACATGTGCTGGTCACTGCCCCTGGGTGTGCACTTGCTAAAGTGTACAGAGTTGATACTGCCACATTCAAGTGCCAGTAGGCCAGAAAAGGGACAGAGAAAGGCCACGGCAGCCAACTTCCTTTGAAACAGGTGGCACAGGCAGAGTGGTTGGCGCTCATGCCAAAGGTAAGGACTTTGTCACATGGCCATGGCAACTGGCCACGGAGGTGGGGCAAAGTCATCTTTCACTGGATGGCCATGTGCCCTGGAAAGGAGGATGAGCATACTAGTGGGGGACACTTAGAAGTCTCTCGAGAGGGCCCATGGAATCACATGGAGATGGGAGCAGAGGGGCTCCCAGCACTTAGTGGAGGACACAGATGTGGAAAATTCCCTTGTGGGGCATGATGGCCAGCGTTGTACGGTGGCTAACCCAGAGGGGAGGCTGAGGAGAAGCCCAAGCCTGTGTGCAGGTGTTTTCTGCAAAGGCCTGCGGAAGGTAAGGGCAAGCCAAGCTGCCCGGACTTTGCTCTCTCTCGAGAGCAGCTAGCTGTCCCTCCACCTGGGCTACTATTTCTTCACTCTTCCCTGCACCTAGGATGCTCCTTTGTTCACTGTCGCCGTGGTTTTGTGGGTTGGGGCTGATGTCTTTCCCAGTCTTAAACTATCTtttcccaccccatcccccaggCATCTTGGCTCTGGAGAAGGCTGCGTGGCAAGAGGCGCTCAGCGATGGCATTCTGCCTCTTGATGATCCTGTCTGTGGTGGCTGTTAACCGCTTCCCCCCAGAGCATCTAGCTGCCGGCCCAGACCCTGGTCCTATGGATCCCCAGGGGGAGACTGGCACCCCTGGGCCCCACATTCGCCAAGCTCTGAGCTCCAGCCGGAGACAGCGAGCAAGGAACATGGGATTCTGGAGAGGCCGGGCTTCGCCAAGGAATTCCATCTTGGCCTGTGCTGAGAAGCAAGGCCACAGAGGGCAAATGGACAGAAGGACGCAGTCCCCAGAAGGGGACACCAGGCATTTGGGGAGGGCCAAGAGGGCCATTGCTTTGGCAAGAGATCTGAGAGTCAGTACCCAGCATCTTATGCTTCTGGGGGAGCATGAAGTCAGAGATGTAGGAATCAAAGCCCTGGGACACCCCTGGCACAGCAGCCCCAACAAGGAGACATGGAGAGAGATGGGTTTCCTGGTCAATCCACTCACAGGGAGCAACGGGGCAGCTCTTCCAGCCTGGAGACCTACTGCTGCACTGACCCTCCCATCCGCTCCAGCGGCAGGCAGGGATCAGCTGCTGGGaactgaagacagaatctcaacTGGTGGGGGACAAACAGAGGACAACACCCCAGGCTTGGGGGCTCATCAGTGGCCTAACTCTGTTGGGGAGCTGCAGATGTCCATATGGTGTGATGCGAAGACTCCTGGGCTCTTGGCCAGCCCAAAGACTGCTGGGCAGGTTCCCCCATGGCTCACAGAACATGATGTGCAGACCCTTCGGATGTTGGCCCAGGGAGAGGTGGTGGGCAAAGCCAGGGTCCCCGCCCATGGGCAGGTGCTGCAGGTTGGCTTCTCTGCCCGGGGTACCCTTCAGGACATGTCTCCTCCCAGCTTCAGCCAACTCTGCTCCCAGGGGCTCTGTGGTCTGATCAAGAGGCCTGGGGACCTGTTCGAAGTCCTTTCCTTCCACGTGGACCGTGTGCTGGGTCTTCGCCGGAGCCTGCCTGCTGTGGCCCGGCGCTTCCACAGTCCCCTGCTGCCCTATCGCTATACGGACGGTGGCACAAGGCCTGTCATTTGGTGGGCACCTGATGTGCAGCACCTGGGTGACCCAGATGAAGACCAGAACTCTCTGGC
This genomic interval from Marmota flaviventris isolate mMarFla1 chromosome 1, mMarFla1.hap1, whole genome shotgun sequence contains the following:
- the Gask1a gene encoding Golgi-associated kinase 1A; protein product: MASWLWRRLRGKRRSAMAFCLLMILSVVAVNRFPPEHLAAGPDPGPMDPQGETGTPGPHIRQALSSSRRQRARNMGFWRGRASPRNSILACAEKQGHRGQMDRRTQSPEGDTRHLGRAKRAIALARDLRVSTQHLMLLGEHEVRDVGIKALGHPWHSSPNKETWREMGFLVNPLTGSNGAALPAWRPTAALTLPSAPAAGRDQLLGTEDRISTGGGQTEDNTPGLGAHQWPNSVGELQMSIWCDAKTPGLLASPKTAGQVPPWLTEHDVQTLRMLAQGEVVGKARVPAHGQVLQVGFSARGTLQDMSPPSFSQLCSQGLCGLIKRPGDLFEVLSFHVDRVLGLRRSLPAVARRFHSPLLPYRYTDGGTRPVIWWAPDVQHLGDPDEDQNSLALGWLQYQALLARGCNWPGQASCLGIHRGEWARLALFDFLLQVHDRLDRYCCGFEPEPSDPCVEERLREKCRNPAELRLVHILVRSSNPSHLVYIDNAGNLQHPEDKLNFRLLEGIDGFPESAVQVLASGCLQNLLLKSLQMDPVFWESQGGAQGLKQVLQTLERRGQVLLGHIRKHNLTLFRDKDP